The following are from one region of the Fusarium keratoplasticum isolate Fu6.1 chromosome 4, whole genome shotgun sequence genome:
- a CDS encoding SGNH-hydro domain-containing protein — MSAPQVAPVSVQTDLSHSEPAAQVASLPPPPQLLLFGDSITQGASSLQSELTRRYVRRLDVLNRGFGGYNTNSALTLLPSFFPAVAPSRTVPRVAAMTVHFGANDSCSPGEPQHCDLETFKSNIRHVLNWEGVRLHRTRLLLVTPSPVEEYRLPHDGKGRAERVAMYAQAIRDIGKKENVPVVDLWTAMIRTTGWKDGGVDAVLPGSSSTSPSMDLGKLFYDGLHLTQDGYDIYTQELLRVLEAEVPECQIHGTDEWYPEWIRFHPPAGTRVEASDC, encoded by the coding sequence ATGTCTGCACCTCAGGTTGCGCCAGTGAGCGTCCAAACTGACCTATCACACTCAGAACCCGCCGCCCAAGTGGCATCTCTTCCTCCGCCACCACAACTGCTCCTCTTTGGAGACTCTATCACACAAGGCGCCTCCTCACTACAGAGTGAGCTGACGAGACGGTATGTGCGCCGGCTTGATGTGCTGAACCGCGGTTTTGGCGGGTACAACACCAACTCGGCTTTGACTCTCCTACCGTCGTTCTTCCCAGCAGTGGCCCCCTCGAGAACTGTTCCTCGTGTCGCTGCTATGACGGTACATTTTGGTGCCAACGACTCCTGCAGCCCCGGCGAGCCTCAGCACTGCGACCTCGAGACGTTCAAATCAAATATCAGACACGTCTTAAACTGGGAGGGTGTCAGGCTCCATAGGACTAGACTCCTCCTTGTGACGCCCTCTCCCGTGGAAGAGTATCGGCTGCCACATGACGGGAAGGGCAGGGCAGAGAGAGTGGCGATGTATGCGCAAGCAATTCGGGACATTGGCAAGAAAGAAAATGTACCTGTCGTTGACCTGTGGACTGCAATGATACGTACCACTGGTTGGAAAGATGGCGGTGTCGATGCCGTATTGCCCGGATCTTCAAGTACATCCCCCAGCATGGACCTCGGGAAACTTTTCTACGATGGTCTTCACTTGACCCAGGATGGCTATGACATCTACACGCAGGAACTTCTACGCGTTTTGGAAGCGGAAGTTCCAGAATGTCAAATACATGGGACTGACGAGTGGTATCCTGAATGGATTAGGTTTCATCCACCTGCAGGAACCAGGGTAGAGGCAAGCGACTGCTGA